One window of the Rhizobiaceae bacterium genome contains the following:
- the tsaE gene encoding tRNA (adenosine(37)-N6)-threonylcarbamoyltransferase complex ATPase subunit type 1 TsaE, producing MTAFRRERFLASEAATAQLGEDLAQALKAGDVVALHGDLGAGKTTLARALIRAVADDAELDVPSPTFTLVQAYEGRLPIHHFDLYRTASPDELLELGLDEALETGAALIEWPERAGDLLPAETIHVTLAHEGEGRLATITGIGKPFERVARALAMRDFLAMAGWGEASRRHLTGDASARSYETVSLAGEEPRILMNSPPLVLGPVVKNGKAYAEIAHTSRTVAAFVGVDRALAEAGVSVPRIHAQDLDHGFLLIENLGSEGVIDTAGQPIAERYIAAAELLADLHGKPVRSHLPVADGIFHDVPPFDREAMLIEVELLLDWYVKWRTGKPPDVPLRTEFAAVWNALIDRLETAEPGLVQRDYHSPNLIWRAERKGHDRLGVIDFQDALIGPVAYDVASLAMDARVTVPEELERAVADAYVERRKASGAFDEAGFREAYAIMAAQRNTKILGIFVRLKERDGKPAYLKHLPRIRDYLRRALEHPALAELAGLYAHHGFLDEIAA from the coding sequence ATGACGGCGTTCCGGCGCGAGCGCTTCCTCGCCAGCGAGGCCGCGACGGCGCAGCTTGGCGAGGATCTGGCTCAGGCGCTGAAGGCGGGCGATGTCGTCGCGCTGCATGGCGATCTCGGCGCCGGCAAGACGACGCTGGCGCGTGCGCTGATCAGGGCCGTAGCAGACGATGCCGAACTCGACGTGCCGAGCCCGACCTTCACGCTGGTGCAGGCCTATGAGGGGCGGTTGCCGATCCATCATTTCGATCTCTATCGCACGGCGTCGCCTGACGAACTTCTGGAACTAGGCCTCGACGAGGCGCTGGAGACGGGCGCGGCGCTGATCGAATGGCCCGAACGGGCCGGCGACCTGCTGCCGGCGGAAACCATCCATGTGACGTTGGCGCATGAAGGCGAAGGCCGGCTGGCGACCATCACCGGCATCGGCAAGCCGTTCGAAAGAGTCGCGCGGGCGCTCGCCATGCGGGACTTTCTCGCGATGGCCGGATGGGGCGAGGCGTCGCGCCGTCATCTCACCGGCGATGCCTCGGCGCGCAGCTATGAAACGGTGTCCCTTGCGGGAGAAGAACCGCGCATCCTGATGAACTCGCCGCCGCTGGTGCTCGGGCCGGTCGTCAAGAACGGCAAGGCCTATGCCGAGATCGCGCACACGTCGCGGACGGTCGCGGCTTTCGTCGGCGTCGACCGCGCGCTTGCCGAGGCCGGCGTCAGCGTGCCGCGCATCCATGCGCAGGATCTCGATCATGGCTTCCTGCTGATCGAGAATCTCGGCTCCGAAGGCGTCATCGATACGGCGGGGCAGCCGATCGCGGAACGCTACATCGCGGCGGCCGAGTTGCTGGCCGACCTGCATGGCAAGCCGGTCAGGAGCCATCTGCCGGTCGCTGACGGCATTTTTCACGACGTGCCGCCCTTCGACCGCGAGGCGATGCTGATCGAGGTCGAACTGTTGCTGGACTGGTACGTCAAATGGCGCACGGGCAAGCCACCGGATGTGCCGCTTCGGACCGAATTCGCCGCCGTCTGGAACGCTCTGATCGACCGGCTGGAAACCGCCGAGCCCGGCCTTGTCCAGCGCGACTATCATTCGCCGAACCTGATCTGGCGCGCTGAGAGGAAAGGCCACGACCGGCTCGGCGTCATCGATTTCCAGGACGCGCTGATCGGTCCCGTCGCCTACGACGTCGCTTCGCTCGCCATGGACGCGCGCGTCACCGTGCCGGAGGAGCTGGAGCGCGCCGTGGCCGACGCTTATGTCGAACGTCGGAAGGCGTCCGGCGCTTTCGACGAAGCGGGATTCCGCGAGGCCTACGCCATCATGGCGGCACAGCGGAACACGAAAATCCTCGGCATTTTCGTGCGGCTGAAGGAGCGCGACGGCAAGCCGGCCTATCTGAAGCATCTGCCGCGCATTCGCGATTATCTGCGCCGCGCGCTCGAACATCCGGCGCTGGCGGAACTTGCCGGTCTCTATGCGCACCACGGATTTCTGGATGAGATTGCCGCATGA
- a CDS encoding class I SAM-dependent methyltransferase, with protein MNAQRFTRLDKLRLRLEAQNACLGWAFAEIAGRPGPVFELGLGHGRTYDHLRTHLPDRDIYVFDREIDCYDDCVPPSDRTFLGDIEETLKAAAARFPNKAALVHSDMGSYTEAHNSAMSERLSRLLPAVLAPGGIVVSDLPLAMAGVSTLPLPAGAQEGRYFLYRA; from the coding sequence ATGAACGCACAGCGATTCACGCGCCTCGACAAGCTGCGCCTCAGGCTGGAGGCGCAGAACGCCTGTCTCGGCTGGGCGTTCGCCGAGATCGCCGGGCGTCCCGGTCCCGTCTTCGAGCTCGGTCTCGGCCACGGCCGCACCTACGATCATCTGCGCACGCATCTGCCGGACCGCGACATCTATGTCTTCGATCGCGAGATCGACTGCTACGACGATTGCGTTCCGCCGTCCGACCGGACTTTTCTCGGCGACATCGAGGAGACCTTGAAAGCTGCCGCCGCCCGCTTTCCGAACAAGGCGGCGCTGGTGCATTCCGACATGGGTTCCTACACGGAAGCCCACAATTCGGCCATGAGCGAGCGGCTCAGCCGCCTTCTGCCCGCCGTGCTCGCGCCGGGCGGCATCGTCGTGTCCGACCTGCCGCTCGCCATGGCGGGAGTTTCGACGCTGCCGCTTCCGGCCGGCGCGCAGGAAGGCCGCTATTTCCTCTATCGGGCCTGA
- the ahcY gene encoding adenosylhomocysteinase: MTAHKDYVVADISLADWGRKEIDIAETEMPGLMAAREEFGPTQPLKGARITGSLHMTIQTAVLIETLKALGAEIRWASCNIFSTQDHAAAAIAASGVPVFAIKGESLEDYWDYTDKIFQWADGGLSNMILDDGGDATMYILLGARAEAGEDILKNPGSEEEEILFAQIAKRLKASPGWFTKQREAIRGVSEETTTGVNRLYQLQKKGLLPFPAINVNDSVTKSKFDNKYGCKESLVDGIRRGTDVMMAGKVAIVAGYGDVGKGSAASLQGAGARVKVTEADPICALQAAMDGYEVVTMDDAISSADIIITATGNKDVLTLDHMRKLKDMAIVGNIGHFDNEIQVAALRNLKWTNVKPQVDMIVFPDGKRMILLSEGRLLNLGNATGHPSFVMSASFTNQVLAQIELWTQPGKYENKVYTLPKHLDEKVARLHLEKLGAKLTELSGEQAAYIGVTPQGPFKPEHYRY; encoded by the coding sequence GTGACAGCTCACAAGGATTATGTCGTCGCCGACATTTCGCTGGCCGATTGGGGCCGCAAGGAAATCGACATCGCCGAGACCGAGATGCCGGGCCTGATGGCCGCGCGCGAGGAGTTCGGCCCGACGCAGCCGCTCAAGGGTGCGCGCATCACCGGCTCGCTGCACATGACCATCCAGACCGCCGTGCTGATCGAGACGCTGAAGGCGCTCGGCGCCGAAATCCGCTGGGCCTCCTGCAACATATTCTCGACGCAGGACCATGCGGCGGCGGCGATCGCGGCCAGCGGCGTCCCGGTCTTCGCGATCAAGGGCGAGTCGCTCGAGGACTACTGGGACTACACCGACAAGATCTTCCAGTGGGCCGATGGCGGCCTGTCCAACATGATCCTCGACGATGGCGGCGACGCCACCATGTACATCCTGCTCGGCGCGCGCGCCGAAGCGGGCGAGGACATCCTCAAGAATCCCGGCAGCGAGGAGGAGGAAATCCTGTTCGCGCAGATCGCCAAGCGGCTCAAGGCATCGCCCGGCTGGTTCACGAAGCAGCGCGAGGCGATCCGCGGCGTCAGCGAGGAGACGACGACGGGCGTCAACCGCCTCTATCAGCTCCAGAAGAAGGGCCTGCTGCCTTTCCCCGCGATCAACGTCAACGACTCGGTCACCAAGTCGAAGTTCGACAACAAATATGGCTGCAAGGAATCGCTGGTCGACGGCATCCGCCGCGGCACCGACGTGATGATGGCCGGCAAGGTCGCCATCGTCGCCGGCTATGGCGACGTGGGCAAGGGCTCGGCCGCCTCGCTGCAGGGCGCCGGAGCACGCGTGAAGGTGACGGAAGCCGATCCGATCTGCGCGCTGCAGGCCGCCATGGACGGCTATGAGGTCGTCACCATGGACGACGCGATCTCATCCGCCGACATCATCATCACCGCCACCGGCAACAAGGACGTGCTGACGCTCGACCATATGCGCAAGCTGAAGGACATGGCGATCGTCGGCAATATCGGCCATTTCGACAACGAGATTCAGGTGGCCGCGCTGCGCAACCTGAAATGGACCAATGTCAAGCCGCAGGTGGACATGATCGTCTTCCCGGACGGCAAGCGCATGATCCTGCTGTCGGAGGGCCGCCTGCTCAATCTCGGCAACGCGACCGGCCATCCGAGCTTCGTCATGTCGGCCTCCTTCACCAACCAGGTGCTGGCCCAGATCGAGCTGTGGACGCAGCCCGGCAAGTACGAGAACAAGGTCTACACGCTGCCAAAACACCTCGACGAGAAGGTGGCGCGGCTGCATCTCGAAAAGCTCGGCGCGAAGCTGACGGAACTGTCCGGCGAGCAGGCCGCCTATATCGGCGTGACCCCACAGGGGCCGTTCAAGCCCGAACACTACAGATACTGA
- a CDS encoding class I SAM-dependent methyltransferase produces MSRLDSFIRRMSAQRDCLNHVADLLADVEGPVMELGLGNGRTYDHLRERMPGRRVVAFDRAFAAHLPTAPATDDLVLGEIAETAQAFVGIGAALVHADIGTGYEDKDALTLRWLPQLIAGLLRSGGISASGLPLDHEALEPMIVPPGVPKDRYFLYLRK; encoded by the coding sequence ATGAGCCGCCTCGACAGCTTCATCCGCCGCATGTCGGCGCAGCGCGACTGCCTCAACCATGTCGCCGACCTGCTTGCCGATGTCGAGGGGCCGGTGATGGAACTCGGCCTAGGCAACGGCCGCACCTACGATCATCTGCGCGAGCGCATGCCGGGGCGGCGCGTCGTCGCTTTCGACAGGGCCTTCGCCGCGCATCTTCCTACCGCGCCGGCAACCGACGATCTGGTGCTGGGTGAGATCGCCGAGACTGCGCAGGCCTTCGTCGGCATCGGTGCCGCGCTTGTGCATGCCGATATCGGCACAGGCTATGAAGACAAGGACGCGCTGACGCTGCGCTGGCTGCCGCAACTGATCGCGGGCCTGCTGCGTTCGGGCGGGATCTCAGCCAGCGGTCTGCCGCTCGATCATGAGGCACTGGAGCCCATGATCGTGCCGCCCGGCGTGCCGAAGGACCGTTATTTCCTTTACCTCCGGAAATAA
- a CDS encoding nucleotidyltransferase family protein: protein MTGWKPKTAMVLAAGLGKRMRPITETMPKPLVPVAGKTLLDWGLDMLAVSGVEKAVVNVHYLPDQIIAHVAGRKVPHIVVSDERDGLLDSAGGIVRALPKLGREPFYLLNADTFWIDRSVANLDALALEWDPSRMDILLMLSDLKSATGHSGGADFLIDADGRLSRARGDPSGMIYAGAAILSADLFAGKEIAVSSLNRYFDEAIAKGRLFGHVLDGHWITVGTPDAIAPAEAVVARALAERAGGVAPSGAS, encoded by the coding sequence ATGACCGGCTGGAAACCCAAGACGGCGATGGTGCTCGCGGCGGGGCTCGGCAAGCGTATGCGGCCGATCACCGAGACGATGCCGAAGCCGCTTGTGCCGGTCGCCGGCAAGACGCTTTTGGACTGGGGGCTGGACATGCTGGCGGTCAGCGGCGTGGAGAAGGCAGTCGTCAACGTCCATTATCTCCCGGACCAGATCATTGCCCATGTCGCGGGCAGGAAGGTCCCGCATATCGTCGTTTCGGACGAGCGGGACGGCCTTCTCGATTCGGCGGGCGGCATCGTCAGGGCTCTGCCGAAACTCGGGCGCGAACCGTTCTACCTGCTCAACGCCGACACGTTCTGGATTGACAGGAGTGTTGCCAATCTCGATGCGCTCGCCCTTGAATGGGACCCGTCGCGGATGGATATTCTCCTAATGCTTTCCGACCTGAAATCCGCGACGGGACACAGCGGCGGCGCCGATTTCCTGATCGACGCCGATGGCCGCCTGTCGCGCGCCAGGGGCGATCCGTCCGGCATGATCTATGCGGGCGCGGCGATCCTCAGCGCCGATCTGTTCGCCGGCAAGGAAATCGCCGTTTCCTCGCTTAACCGCTATTTCGACGAGGCGATCGCCAAAGGCCGGCTGTTCGGTCACGTACTCGACGGGCACTGGATCACGGTCGGCACGCCCGACGCCATCGCGCCGGCCGAGGCAGTCGTCGCCCGCGCGCTCGCCGAACGAGCCGGCGGCGTGGCTCCCTCCGGGGCGTCATGA
- a CDS encoding ATP-binding protein, with product MPGDSPRHAGEAVSGGQNDSRPATARERFSMRPAARTAITALASTTALTLGGRAHAQDMDLFGISGISVGTFEVIQFAVFAGVMGSALLSAIWLIRERARTASQNVALRAKVSELNNALSRTEALLNLRDQRLVIWPADRSKPDLVGGLPSETGAPEDRSSFLAFGRWLSPLSASAIEKAIETLREKGTPFDRLVESQSGAPLEVRGRKTPTHAIVRFISLSEAQRAEARLRIENQQLAADYDTLLGMIDALNMPFWIRNQDGRLKWVNRAYADAAEADGAEGAVRDGKELLGTQARESIADQHRTSKLFEQIVSTVVRGDRRMFSVTDFAGPNGSAGLAQDISGAEAIREDYAQIVRNHANTLDQLTTAVAQFDADQKLRFYNAAFQKLWELDVPFLNSAPDNALVLDRLRGDGKLAEQPEWRRWKENLLAVYRAVEPAEHWWHLPDGRTVRVVANPQPKGGVTWVFENLTEKIDLESRYNAAIRVQGETLDNLAEGVAVFGPDGRTRLANPAFSKLWGLDPETISSQTHISQLRDACRDMAADSPWNSFVAAVTGFDDERRDCQGQTGLRNGTVLRHGLIHLPNGQVMLTFIDVTDSVNVERALQDKNDALQKADQLKDDFIQRVSYELRSPLTNIIGFTELLELGTTGPLNERQKEYVGHIFSSSSVLLTLVNDILDLATVDAGIMQLEMGEVRIPQVIASAAEMVSDRFTEHRITLAVDIADAPKSMLGDENRVRQVLLNLLSNAANYAPEGSTVTLTCRDVAEGVEFAVKDDGPGMAPDLLEIAFRRFESHANGGRRRGAGLGLSIVKSFVELHGGNVRIESGDDHGTTVICFFPRQPRAMQDAAE from the coding sequence ATGCCGGGGGACAGCCCGCGCCATGCGGGAGAGGCCGTATCCGGCGGCCAGAACGATTCGCGTCCGGCGACGGCGCGCGAGAGGTTTTCCATGCGGCCCGCAGCGCGGACGGCGATCACCGCGCTTGCCTCCACGACGGCGCTCACGCTCGGCGGCCGCGCTCATGCGCAGGACATGGACCTGTTCGGCATCTCCGGAATCTCCGTCGGCACCTTCGAGGTGATCCAGTTCGCCGTCTTCGCCGGCGTCATGGGGTCGGCGCTGCTGTCGGCGATATGGCTGATCCGGGAACGCGCCCGTACGGCGTCGCAGAACGTCGCGTTGCGCGCCAAGGTGTCCGAGCTGAACAACGCGCTGTCCCGCACCGAGGCGCTGCTCAACCTGCGCGACCAGCGGCTCGTCATATGGCCGGCCGACCGCTCCAAACCCGATCTGGTCGGCGGACTGCCTTCCGAAACGGGGGCACCGGAAGACCGCAGTTCGTTCCTCGCCTTCGGGCGGTGGCTGTCGCCGCTCTCGGCGTCGGCCATTGAAAAGGCCATCGAGACGCTGCGGGAGAAAGGCACGCCCTTCGACCGGCTCGTCGAAAGCCAGAGCGGCGCGCCGCTCGAAGTGCGCGGGCGCAAGACGCCGACGCATGCCATCGTGCGTTTCATCTCGCTGTCGGAAGCCCAGCGCGCCGAAGCGCGCCTCAGGATCGAAAACCAGCAGCTCGCAGCCGATTATGACACGCTGCTCGGCATGATCGACGCGCTCAATATGCCGTTCTGGATCAGGAACCAGGACGGACGGCTGAAATGGGTCAACCGCGCCTATGCCGACGCGGCGGAAGCCGATGGCGCGGAAGGCGCGGTGCGCGACGGCAAGGAGCTTCTAGGCACGCAGGCGCGCGAGTCGATCGCGGACCAGCACCGGACCAGCAAGCTTTTCGAGCAGATCGTCTCGACGGTGGTGCGCGGCGATCGCAGGATGTTCAGCGTCACGGATTTCGCCGGCCCCAACGGTTCGGCAGGACTGGCGCAGGATATCAGCGGCGCGGAGGCGATCCGCGAGGACTACGCCCAGATCGTGCGCAACCACGCCAATACGCTCGACCAGCTGACGACGGCCGTCGCCCAGTTCGACGCCGACCAGAAGCTGCGCTTCTACAATGCCGCCTTCCAGAAGCTGTGGGAACTGGACGTTCCCTTCCTCAACAGCGCGCCCGACAATGCGCTGGTGCTCGACCGGCTGCGGGGCGACGGCAAGCTCGCCGAGCAACCCGAATGGCGGCGCTGGAAGGAGAATCTGCTCGCCGTCTATCGCGCCGTCGAGCCGGCAGAACATTGGTGGCACCTGCCGGACGGCCGCACCGTCCGCGTCGTCGCCAACCCGCAGCCCAAGGGCGGCGTGACCTGGGTGTTCGAGAACCTGACGGAAAAGATCGACCTCGAAAGCCGCTACAACGCCGCGATCCGCGTGCAGGGCGAGACACTCGACAATCTGGCCGAAGGCGTCGCCGTGTTCGGGCCGGACGGCCGCACGCGGCTCGCCAATCCGGCCTTCTCGAAACTGTGGGGGCTCGATCCCGAGACGATCAGCTCGCAGACGCACATATCGCAATTGCGCGACGCCTGCCGCGACATGGCCGCCGACAGCCCGTGGAACAGCTTCGTCGCCGCCGTGACCGGCTTCGACGACGAGCGCCGCGACTGTCAGGGGCAGACCGGGCTCCGCAACGGCACCGTGCTGCGCCATGGCCTGATCCATCTGCCGAACGGGCAGGTGATGCTGACCTTCATCGATGTGACCGACAGCGTCAATGTCGAGCGCGCGCTGCAGGACAAGAATGACGCCTTGCAAAAGGCCGACCAGCTCAAGGACGACTTCATCCAGCGGGTCTCCTACGAACTGCGCTCGCCGCTGACCAACATCATCGGCTTCACCGAACTTTTGGAGCTGGGCACCACCGGACCGCTCAATGAGCGGCAGAAGGAATATGTCGGACACATATTCTCCTCCTCCTCGGTGCTCTTGACGCTAGTCAACGACATACTCGACCTCGCCACGGTCGATGCCGGCATCATGCAGCTCGAAATGGGCGAGGTCCGCATTCCGCAGGTGATCGCGTCGGCCGCGGAGATGGTGTCCGACCGCTTCACCGAGCATCGCATCACGCTCGCGGTCGACATAGCCGACGCGCCGAAATCGATGCTGGGCGACGAGAATCGCGTTCGCCAGGTCCTGCTCAACCTCCTCAGCAACGCCGCCAACTACGCGCCGGAAGGCAGCACCGTGACGCTGACCTGCCGCGACGTCGCCGAGGGCGTCGAATTCGCGGTCAAGGACGACGGCCCCGGCATGGCGCCCGATCTGCTCGAGATCGCGTTCCGCCGCTTCGAATCCCACGCCAATGGCGGCCGCCGGCGCGGGGCCGGGCTCGGGCTCTCCATCGTCAAGAGCTTCGTCGAGCTGCATGGCGGCAATGTTCGCATTGAATCCGGCGACGACCACGGCACCACGGTCATCTGCTTCTTCCCGCGGCAGCCGCGCGCGATGCAGGATGCGGCCGAATAG
- a CDS encoding ABC transporter permease, whose translation MSTPLPPPGAPMEHYVSAAPFDPMSVEAMTVEQSRVYQASQLRLMWWKFKRHKVAVASGIFLAFLYALILVSEFVAPYNLHTRNMDFIYTPPQRVHLFDTQGNFVGPFVYGREMNLDMETLKRVYTDRPGDIQPVRFFCRGDSYKFWGMAESNLHLVCPAEGGEMFLLGTDRLGRDVLSRIIYGARISLTIGLLGVAFSFVLGIVIGGLAGYHGGTLDMIVQRIIEVLQSLPSIPLWMALAAIMPVTWHPIVIYFAITMILGLLDWTGLARAVRSKLLALREEDYVLAAQLMGAKPARIIGRHMIPGFMSHLIATATIAIPGMILGETALSFLGLGLRPPITSWGILLTEARGVTVIAFYPWLLFPMVPVILVILAFNFLGDGLRDAADPYR comes from the coding sequence ATGAGCACGCCCCTGCCGCCGCCCGGCGCTCCCATGGAGCATTACGTCTCCGCCGCACCCTTCGACCCGATGTCGGTCGAGGCGATGACGGTGGAGCAGTCGCGCGTCTATCAGGCCTCGCAGCTTCGCCTGATGTGGTGGAAGTTCAAGCGCCACAAGGTGGCCGTCGCCTCCGGCATCTTCCTCGCCTTCCTCTACGCCCTGATCCTCGTGTCCGAGTTCGTCGCGCCGTACAATCTGCACACGCGCAACATGGATTTCATCTACACGCCGCCGCAGCGGGTGCATCTCTTCGACACGCAGGGAAATTTCGTCGGACCGTTCGTTTACGGCCGGGAGATGAACCTCGACATGGAGACGCTGAAGCGCGTCTACACGGACAGGCCGGGCGACATACAGCCGGTCCGCTTCTTCTGCCGCGGCGACAGCTACAAGTTCTGGGGGATGGCAGAGTCGAACCTGCATCTGGTCTGCCCTGCGGAGGGCGGCGAGATGTTCCTGCTCGGCACCGACCGGCTCGGCCGCGACGTGCTCTCGCGCATCATCTACGGGGCGCGCATCTCGCTCACCATCGGCCTGCTCGGCGTGGCCTTCAGCTTCGTGCTCGGCATCGTCATCGGCGGGCTGGCCGGCTATCATGGCGGCACGCTCGACATGATCGTGCAGCGCATCATCGAGGTGCTGCAATCGCTGCCCTCGATCCCGCTCTGGATGGCGCTCGCCGCGATCATGCCCGTGACCTGGCATCCGATCGTGATCTATTTCGCCATCACCATGATCCTCGGACTGCTCGACTGGACGGGCCTCGCCCGCGCGGTGCGCTCCAAGCTGCTGGCGCTGCGCGAGGAGGATTACGTGCTCGCCGCGCAACTGATGGGCGCGAAGCCGGCCCGCATCATCGGAAGGCACATGATCCCCGGCTTCATGTCGCATCTGATCGCGACCGCCACCATCGCCATTCCCGGCATGATCCTCGGCGAGACGGCGCTGTCCTTCCTCGGCCTCGGCCTGCGCCCTCCGATCACCAGCTGGGGCATATTGCTGACCGAGGCGCGCGGCGTGACCGTGATCGCCTTCTATCCGTGGCTACTGTTCCCGATGGTCCCGGTGATCCTCGTCATCCTCGCCTTCAACTTCCTCGGCGACGGTCTGCGGGACGCGGCGGACCCGTACCGGTAG
- a CDS encoding GDP-mannose 4,6-dehydratase translates to MRILLTGAAGFIGYHTARRLLARGDRVFGLDNLNEYYPVSLKLDRLARLKTHPNFEFRQGDVADPRLAETLPGEALDADAIVHLAAQAGVRYSIEAPLTYVDSNVTGQVVMFELAAKLKRRPPIVYASSSSVYGTDTQPPFSETARADSPISVYAATKRAGELLAHAYRDIHGIRSTGLRFFTVYGRFGRPDMAPWLFTDAIFRGKPISVFNDGKMKRDFTHVDDIVAGVVAAADSILARPDETERIYNLGNNSPVELLDFIAAIEQAAGRKAVMEMKPKPAGDVELTYADITRAARDLDFQPRVPLQEGMADFVGWYRDYAKL, encoded by the coding sequence ATGAGAATCCTCCTGACCGGCGCCGCCGGCTTCATCGGCTACCACACGGCGCGGCGCCTGCTCGCGCGGGGCGACCGGGTGTTCGGGCTCGACAACCTCAATGAGTACTATCCCGTCAGCCTGAAGCTCGACCGGCTGGCCCGATTGAAGACCCATCCGAATTTCGAGTTCCGCCAGGGCGACGTCGCCGATCCGCGCCTCGCGGAGACGCTGCCCGGGGAAGCGCTCGACGCCGACGCCATCGTGCATCTCGCGGCGCAGGCCGGCGTTCGCTATTCGATCGAGGCGCCGCTGACCTATGTGGACTCGAACGTGACGGGTCAGGTCGTCATGTTCGAACTGGCGGCGAAGCTGAAGCGTCGCCCGCCCATCGTCTATGCGAGTTCCTCGTCGGTCTACGGCACGGATACGCAGCCGCCCTTTTCGGAGACGGCGCGGGCGGATTCGCCCATTTCCGTCTACGCGGCGACCAAGCGCGCCGGCGAACTGCTCGCCCACGCCTATCGCGACATCCATGGCATCCGTTCCACCGGGCTGCGCTTCTTCACCGTCTATGGCCGCTTCGGTCGGCCCGACATGGCGCCGTGGCTCTTCACCGACGCCATTTTTCGCGGCAAGCCGATATCCGTGTTCAACGACGGGAAGATGAAACGCGACTTCACCCATGTGGACGACATCGTCGCCGGCGTCGTGGCGGCCGCCGACAGCATCCTCGCCCGGCCGGACGAGACGGAACGCATCTACAATCTCGGCAACAACAGCCCGGTCGAGCTTCTGGATTTCATCGCCGCGATCGAGCAGGCCGCAGGACGCAAGGCGGTGATGGAGATGAAGCCGAAGCCGGCCGGCGACGTCGAACTGACCTATGCCGACATCACCCGCGCCGCCCGCGACCTCGATTTCCAGCCGCGCGTGCCGCTTCAGGAAGGCATGGCGGATTTCGTCGGCTGGTACCGAGACTACGCGAAACTCTGA
- a CDS encoding UDP-glucose/GDP-mannose dehydrogenase family protein: MKLTIFGTGYVGLVTGACFADVGHDVLCVDIDPKRIETLERGEVPFFEPGLKALVASNRAAGRLAFTSDGAAAIRSGDIIFIAVGTPSSADGSADLSHVRAVARTVGDNIDGYKIVVGKSTVPVGTADMVREVIAETQQARGTQHPFDVCSNPEFLKEGSAIEDFARPARIIIGTDSERVRKTLAACYRPYNRNHDKLMMMDVRSAELTKYAANAMLATKISFMNEMANIAERLGADIEDVRRGIGSDPRIGYHFIYPGCGYGGSCFPKDVSAIVRTATDAGVEPHLLEAVERVNASQKRVLFDKLHQALDGRLAGKTVAVWGLAFKPNTDDMREAPSRVLIEALWQAGASVRAFDPEAMQVAREIYGDRADFVLATSPRDAATGADALVICTEWKQFRVPDFGWLKANLRQPVIVDGRNLYDPEIVAQHGLLYFAVGRGLSVRHDGVAANPQVREVA; encoded by the coding sequence ATGAAGCTCACCATTTTCGGCACCGGCTATGTCGGCCTGGTCACGGGTGCCTGTTTCGCCGATGTCGGCCACGATGTGCTGTGCGTCGATATCGACCCGAAGCGCATCGAGACGCTGGAGCGCGGCGAGGTGCCGTTCTTCGAGCCCGGCTTGAAGGCGCTCGTCGCCTCGAACAGGGCAGCCGGCCGCCTCGCCTTCACCAGCGACGGCGCGGCAGCGATACGGTCGGGCGACATCATCTTCATCGCCGTCGGCACGCCTTCCAGCGCGGACGGTTCGGCCGATCTCTCCCATGTCCGCGCTGTGGCCCGGACGGTCGGCGACAACATCGACGGCTACAAGATCGTCGTCGGCAAGTCGACGGTTCCGGTGGGCACGGCCGACATGGTGCGGGAGGTGATCGCGGAAACGCAGCAGGCGCGCGGCACGCAGCATCCCTTCGATGTCTGCTCCAACCCCGAATTCCTCAAGGAAGGCAGCGCCATCGAGGATTTCGCGCGGCCTGCCCGCATCATCATCGGCACGGATTCGGAGCGCGTGCGCAAGACGCTCGCCGCCTGCTACCGGCCCTACAACCGCAACCACGACAAGCTGATGATGATGGATGTGCGCTCGGCCGAGCTGACCAAATATGCCGCCAACGCCATGCTCGCCACCAAGATCAGCTTCATGAACGAGATGGCCAACATCGCCGAGCGGCTCGGCGCCGACATAGAGGACGTGCGGCGCGGCATCGGCTCGGATCCGCGCATCGGCTACCATTTCATCTATCCGGGCTGCGGCTATGGCGGCTCCTGCTTCCCAAAGGACGTCAGCGCCATCGTCCGGACCGCGACAGACGCCGGCGTCGAGCCGCATCTCCTGGAGGCGGTCGAGCGGGTCAACGCCAGCCAGAAGCGCGTGCTCTTCGACAAGCTCCATCAGGCGCTCGACGGCAGGCTTGCGGGCAAGACGGTCGCCGTCTGGGGGCTCGCCTTCAAGCCCAACACGGACGACATGCGCGAGGCGCCGAGCCGCGTCCTCATCGAAGCTCTGTGGCAGGCGGGCGCCTCGGTGCGGGCCTTCGACCCGGAGGCGATGCAGGTTGCGCGGGAGATCTACGGCGACCGTGCGGATTTCGTGCTGGCGACGTCGCCGCGGGATGCCGCGACCGGCGCGGACGCGCTCGTCATCTGCACCGAATGGAAGCAGTTCCGCGTTCCGGATTTCGGCTGGCTCAAGGCCAATCTCCGCCAGCCCGTCATCGTCGATGGTCGCAACCTTTACGATCCCGAGATCGTCGCGCAGCACGGGCTTCTGTATTTTGCCGTGGGGAGGGGCCTGTCGGTGCGGCACGACGGCGTCGCCGCCAACCCGCAGGTGCGGGAAGTCGCATGA